A DNA window from Phaeodactylum tricornutum CCAP 1055/1 chromosome 31, whole genome shotgun sequence contains the following coding sequences:
- a CDS encoding predicted protein has product MNRSTAGGPSAIGERQMETMGSPVDDVDAIDMDEEESMPDNFEARFPLSRHIASWRFWWAFAKYPLALLLINTVVLLFLSLYNPENDYQDTYNDDWETSSLMLMMTRFRVKCVGVVVMAFLDTIFLYLAAAFLRKDMHLLVREHQAQDSQAQSAETQSPIWRTAAPLPQLDLKVLDHVHARVAQKVDAYLHRDPAWQSTFPFLVSLLYLLMALAATASLTSVLLLLFVNSAQGMSLCTARDTNVIKFNQTDGVPEDLLDWANEGSSVEATYVRLSDGTLYFRGSAAYIQEPTMLSVYHGMRINGFHSIESDRDSNLRLLASKADGSVSMYSHVSSPTFFASVLEDNSGTSTSFCFLYKEVVQEGYDIDIFPSVPYASSVFSVACIDSKEDANQEVRNTTFSSSNQQELRSCLGRAYDGEYWVRQDGVDRHFWSIQEVQIVRVNPQTMVATTIANKTHSRDFRPVWSREGKCNLRIQEIGYSAAAVFLFIFALAMEQTLKIPSSAGCLAMSIVATLTWIDETLAGLLSLVLIIATAFYLIMGSPSLVVREQMLWGMYCVIILQLVFEFYPVVVFGLGLGIARDHPVLQLGGWIGGPFAVFFLLFYSITDSIDWLELVAFIPLSVLIACGMVTAGNQLTRYRPFLLFYLRRLWRSLCLKIRPQIRQQSRS; this is encoded by the coding sequence ATGAACAGGTCCACAGCCGGTGGTCCGTCCGCAATCGGGGAGCGCCAGATGGAAACCATGGGGAGTCccgtcgacgacgtggacgCCATAGATATGGACGAGGAGGAGTCGATGCCAGATAATTTCGAAGCTCGTTTTCCGCTTTCGAGGCATATTGCCAGCTGGAGATTCTGGTGGGCCTTTGCCAAGTACCCGTTGGCTCTACTCCTCATCAACACGGTTGTGTTGCTTTTCCTGTCCCTGTACAATCCAGAAAATGACTACCAAGACACCTATAACGATGATTGGGAGACGAGCTCGTTAATGCTCATGATGACGAGGTTTCGTGTCAAATGCGTAGGGGTGGTAGTGATGGCATTCTTGGATACCATTTTCCTGTACTTGGCCGCCGCGTTTCTTCGGAAGGATATGCACTTGCTAGTGAGGGAGCATCAAGCACAGGACTCGCAAGCACAAAGCGCCGAGACGCAGAGTCCGATATGGAGAACAGCGGCACCGCTCCCGCAATTGGATTTGAAGGTACTGGACCACGTGCACGCTCGAGTCGCGCAAAAGGTAGACGCGTATCTTCATCGCGATCCAGCATGGCAATCAACGTTTCCCTTTTTGGTCAGCTTGTTGTACCTGCTTATGGCACTCGCGGCGACGGCTTCTCTGACTTcggttttgctgctgttATTTGTAAATAGCGCGCAAGGAATGTCTCTGTGTACAGCAAGGGACACCAATGTCATCAAATTCAATCAGACAGATGGTGTCCCGGAAGATTTGCTAGACTGGGCGAACGAAGGATCCTCCGTTGAAGCAACATACGTCCGTCTATCCGATGGGACTCTTTACTTCCGAGGGTCTGCAGCATATATACAAGAACCTACAATGCTTTCTGTTTACCATGGTATGAGGATCAACGGGTTTCATTCTATAGAATCTGACAGGGATTCAAACCTAAGGCTGCTTGCGTCCAAGGCGGATGGAAGTGTTTCCATGTATAGCCATGTGAGCAGCCCTACGTTTTTTGCAAGTGTCTTGGAAGACAACAGTGGAACATCAACTTCCTTCTGTTTCTTGTACAAGGAGGTGGTCCAGGAAGGCTACGATATAGATATCTTCCCCTCTGTCCCCTACGCGAGTAGTGTCTTCTCTGTTGCTTGCATTGACTCTAAAGAAGATGCCAATCAAGAAGTTCGGAACACTactttttccagcagcaACCAACAGGAACTGAGATCATGTTTGGGCAGAGCTTATGATGGTGAGTACTGGGTACGCCAGGATGGAGTAGATAGGCATTTTTGGTCCATCCAAGAAGTGCAAATAGTACGAGTGAATCCACAAACCATGGTGGCTACAACAATTGCCAATAAAACCCATTCCCGTGACTTTCGACCGGTGTGGTCCAGAGAAGGAAAATGCAACCTTCGGATCCAAGAAATTGGATATAGTGCTGCTGCAGTATTTCTGTTTATTTTTGCTCTTGCAATGGAACAAACTTTGAAAATTCCATCAAGTGCGGGTTGCTTGGCTATGTCTATCGTTGCAACTCTGACTTGGATAGATGAAACGTTGGCAGGCTTGCTAAGTCTCGTGCTGATTATTGCGACAGCTTTTTACTTGATCATGGGGTCACCCAGCTTAGTTGTCCGAGAGCAGATGCTGTGGGGAATGTACTGCGTTATCATCCTGCAActggttttcgaattttACCCCGTGGTGGTTTTTGGCCTGGGTCTGGGCATTGCTCGGGACCATCCCGTACTTCAGCTGGGTGGCTGGATTGGAGGACCATTTGCtgtcttttttcttttgttctaCTCAATCACTGATTCCATTGATTGGTTGGAATTGGTGGCGTTTATTCCATTGAGTGTCCTTATTGCTTGCGGGATGGTGACGGCAGGGAATCAACTCACAAGATACCGCCCATTTCTGCTGTTCTACCTGAGGCGTTTGTGGCGATCGCTTTGCCTGAAAATACGGCCGCAAATTCGACAACAAAGCAGAAGCTGA